From a region of the Macrobrachium nipponense isolate FS-2020 chromosome 3, ASM1510439v2, whole genome shotgun sequence genome:
- the LOC135222308 gene encoding protein gustavus-like: MSSDYTCPKRLDFLLKMPPIPREASLKHAWNAEDRSLNIFVKDDKMTFHRHPVAQSTDGIRGKVSYTKGLHLWEIHWSTRQRGTHAIVGVATNEAPLHSRGYQGLVGSNDQSWGWDLGRNKLCHNTRQGNPDITYPSLLNNNETFVVPDKFYVALDMDEGTLAFVVEGQYLGVAFRNLKGKKLFPIVSAVWGNCEISIRYIGGLDPAPLPLMDSCRWIIRQAVGKQRLTRLRELNLPQSVIQYLLYHGEASSRSTNVTSELRHCHQKYTTFTPHWKA, from the exons atgtcctcGGATTATACCTGCCCCAAACGGTTAGACTTCCTCCTCAAGATGCCGCCCATCCCACGAGAGGCTTCACTCAAGCACGCATGGAATGCAGAAGACAGATCGCTCAATATTTTTGTCAAG GATGACAAAATGACGTTCCATCGACACCCTGTTGCCCAGAGTACAGATGGCATAAGAGGAAAAGTTAGTTATACAAAAGGTCTACATTTATGGGAAATACACTGGTCTACTCGGCAACGGGGTACACACGCTATTGTAGGGGTTGCCACTAATGAAGCACCTTTACATTCTCGGGGATA CCAGGGTTTGGTAGGCAGTAATGACCAGTCATGGGGCTGGGACCTAGGCCGAAATAAGTTGTGTCACAATACCAGGCAAGGCAACCCGGACATTACTTATCCTTCATTATTAAACAACAATGAGACCTTCGTTGTCCCAGATAAATTTTATG TTGCCTTAGATATGGACGAAGGAACGTTGGCATTTGTTGTAGAGGGTCAGTATTTGGGAGTAGCATTTCGTAACCTGAAAGGCAAGAAGCTTTTTCCTATAGTTTCAGCTGTATGGGGCAATTGTGAAATTTCTATCAGATACATAGGTGGACTAGATC CGGCACCGCTACCTTTGATGGATTCATGTCGCTGGATAATACGGCAAGCTGTTGGTAAACAAAGGTTGACTCGTTTACGGGAGTTAAATTTACCTCAGTCTGTTATTCAGTACCTGCTGTACCACGGGGAGGCCAGCTCTCGTAGCACCAACGTGACATCCGAACTACGTcattgtcaccagaaatacacaactttCACACCCCACTGGAAGGCATGA